The following are encoded together in the Desulfovibrio desulfuricans DSM 642 genome:
- a CDS encoding DNA cytosine methyltransferase, which yields MLTVGSLFSGAGLCDLGLHWAGFQHCYFCEVEGFCQSILRRHWPGLPIFDDVRTLSGVQLPHVDVLCGGFPCQDVSLAGQRAGITSTSRSGLWHEYKRIIDETRPRYIIAENVPGLLSLGIEGVLKDLATLGYDAEWEVLGAGSCGAPHHRERVFIVAYPHSSRSAGRAPVLSEIGKYMGDHNQSGNIFVWAGLRFDRSRKDSATEAFSQPVICRVDDGSAPGLDAADGHKSGARPHLLGRVDTTTAKAWIPRLKALGNAITPQQAYAIGACILQAEGLPVAPMP from the coding sequence ATGCTCACGGTAGGCAGTCTGTTTTCAGGCGCTGGCCTGTGCGACCTCGGTCTGCACTGGGCCGGATTCCAACACTGCTACTTCTGCGAGGTTGAAGGATTCTGTCAGTCTATCCTGCGCAGGCACTGGCCCGGCCTCCCCATTTTTGACGACGTGCGCACCCTGTCCGGGGTGCAGTTGCCCCATGTTGATGTCCTGTGCGGAGGCTTCCCCTGCCAGGACGTAAGCCTCGCCGGCCAGCGCGCCGGCATAACCTCAACCTCCAGAAGTGGGCTTTGGCATGAATACAAAAGAATCATTGACGAAACGCGCCCGCGCTACATCATCGCGGAAAACGTACCGGGCCTGCTCTCCCTCGGCATTGAGGGCGTCCTCAAAGATCTGGCCACGCTCGGGTATGATGCGGAGTGGGAAGTGCTGGGCGCGGGATCCTGCGGTGCGCCGCACCATCGGGAAAGGGTTTTCATTGTTGCCTACCCCCACAGTTCACGGTCTGCTGGCAGGGCACCTGTACTATCTGAGATCGGGAAGTACATGGGCGACCACAACCAATCTGGCAACATATTTGTTTGGGCTGGCCTACGGTTTGACCGATCGCGAAAAGATTCGGCTACCGAAGCATTTTCTCAACCCGTCATTTGTCGAGTGGATGATGGGAGCGCCCCAGGGCTGGACGCTGCCGATGGGCACAAGTCTGGCGCACGGCCCCACCTGCTCGGCAGAGTAGACACCACTACGGCAAAAGCATGGATCCCGCGCCTCAAGGCGCTGGGCAACGCCATCACCCCCCAACAGGCCTACGCCATCGGGGCTTGCATCCTTCAGGCAGAAGGCCTGCCCGTTGCTCCCATGCCCTAA
- a CDS encoding Com family DNA-binding transcriptional regulator has translation MHYIPPSAQNTLPELRCQHCGKKLAEGYVDLLVIKCPRCRTYNTLRTDCPKREAAEPTGDNACSR, from the coding sequence ATGCACTATATTCCCCCATCTGCACAAAATACATTGCCAGAGCTGCGCTGCCAGCACTGCGGCAAAAAACTTGCCGAGGGCTACGTCGACCTGCTGGTCATCAAGTGCCCGCGCTGCCGAACATACAATACCTTGAGGACTGATTGTCCCAAACGCGAGGCCGCAGAGCCCACTGGAGACAACGCATGCTCACGGTAG
- a CDS encoding tail assembly protein: MAIAHRYTRPDQYYISSDEDYGYPPYNSTPDALPPRPWKNQWPQYVDNKGWVLVEDHRQREEPHFAAEDVQSGTEYWLPGDTHLSPARRMHTPGPLPEDALTKRPEQPLAEIKAAKVADIIAGHEAALAGAVALSDPTPSTVAVEAGLLAASDPEGLEFVRNALAARRNELLAAVEAAKTAEAVQAIVVSYAV, translated from the coding sequence ATGGCAATTGCCCATAGATATACGCGCCCTGACCAGTATTATATCAGCTCAGATGAAGACTACGGCTACCCGCCGTACAACTCCACGCCCGATGCTCTGCCCCCAAGGCCATGGAAAAACCAGTGGCCGCAGTACGTGGACAACAAAGGCTGGGTGCTGGTTGAGGATCACCGACAGCGCGAGGAACCGCACTTTGCAGCCGAGGACGTGCAATCCGGCACCGAGTACTGGCTGCCGGGCGATACGCACCTTAGCCCGGCGCGCCGCATGCACACACCTGGCCCCCTGCCTGAAGACGCGCTGACCAAACGGCCGGAGCAACCGCTGGCAGAAATCAAAGCCGCAAAGGTTGCAGATATCATTGCCGGGCATGAGGCAGCTCTGGCCGGAGCCGTGGCCCTGTCTGACCCCACGCCGTCCACGGTTGCGGTAGAGGCAGGACTGCTGGCCGCTTCTGATCCCGAAGGTCTGGAGTTCGTGCGCAATGCTCTGGCAGCCCGCCGCAACGAGTTGCTGGCAGCCGTGGAAGCCGCCAAAACGGCTGAAGCCGTACAGGCCATTGTCGTCAGCTACGCTGTGTAG